One window of the Candidatus Izemoplasmatales bacterium genome contains the following:
- a CDS encoding YqeG family HAD IIIA-type phosphatase: MALIFFKRAYFRPDDYRRTVFDIDYDHWQETGVRVLFIDVDNTLVPYDETVPGPATAALLKRLSASFRIVLISNNHEPRVRTFAQAVGLPYVHGAKKPFRSGFRRAEALAGRPDRNAVLVVGDQFMTDVYGGKRMGYRVVVVDAIKRKTERWFTRINRTLERRALADLKRADSAFHDGLHLGEKR; this comes from the coding sequence ATGGCACTCATTTTCTTCAAACGGGCGTATTTCCGGCCGGACGATTACCGCAGAACCGTCTTCGACATCGATTACGACCATTGGCAGGAAACCGGCGTGCGCGTTCTGTTCATCGACGTCGACAACACGCTCGTCCCCTACGACGAGACGGTTCCCGGTCCTGCGACCGCCGCGCTCCTGAAGCGGCTTTCGGCGTCGTTTCGGATCGTGCTGATCTCCAACAACCACGAACCGCGCGTCCGGACCTTCGCCCAAGCCGTCGGACTGCCTTACGTCCACGGCGCGAAGAAACCCTTCCGGAGCGGCTTCCGCCGCGCCGAAGCGCTGGCGGGCCGGCCGGACCGCAATGCGGTCCTGGTGGTCGGCGACCAGTTCATGACCGACGTCTACGGCGGGAAACGGATGGGGTACCGCGTCGTCGTGGTCGACGCGATCAAACGCAAGACCGAACGCTGGTTCACCCGCATCAACCGGACACTCGAACGGCGGGCGCTCGCCGACCTGAAGCGAGCGGATTCCGCCTTCCACGACGGATTGCATCTTGGGGAGAAGAGGTAG
- a CDS encoding MATE family efflux transporter, translating into MSGKLLTSERNELLRLSWPLLAETLLVMLIGNVSTILLAAFSDDAAGSISVANQVVAMFHLVFMIVSTGAGILMAQYVGAKLYEKTARLGGMAIFVAFLLGVLGTIVLSVFAETFLSWLNLEGTFLAYGKTYALITAAGFAVQAVSFSMSQIIFSHGYTKVGLVASIFANVVNLGVNYLLIFGVPGLRIPALGVAGAAIGGLVARLVYFSLLAIFLLRSIDVKVSFRIFRPFPKEILGDILKVGAPSVAENLSYTGSQLVITGFVAVVGTVAVTTKSYYETIAMFTWATAASIAGGTTIMVGHHMGAGEPDRAVRVVRFSRTVGLISTLFVSSLLIFTIGPLGGLFTDNPEIIRLMKTIVFVDIFLQLARSQNMVVGTSLKATGDTRFPLYLALVVQWTTMIPVAYLLCFTAGLGLAGIWIAIALDELLRAIFLTLRWRRGKWKTLSLVRRNA; encoded by the coding sequence ATGTCCGGAAAGCTGTTGACGTCGGAACGAAACGAACTGTTGAGACTGTCGTGGCCGCTGCTTGCTGAGACCCTGCTGGTGATGCTCATCGGGAACGTCTCGACGATCCTGCTCGCCGCCTTCTCCGACGATGCGGCCGGCTCGATTTCGGTGGCCAACCAGGTCGTCGCGATGTTCCATCTCGTCTTCATGATCGTCTCGACGGGAGCCGGCATCCTGATGGCGCAGTACGTCGGCGCGAAGCTGTACGAGAAGACCGCGCGGCTCGGCGGGATGGCGATCTTCGTCGCCTTCCTCCTCGGCGTCCTCGGCACGATCGTGCTGTCCGTCTTCGCCGAGACCTTCCTCTCATGGCTCAACCTCGAAGGAACCTTCCTCGCCTACGGGAAGACCTACGCGCTCATCACCGCGGCCGGCTTCGCGGTCCAGGCGGTCTCGTTCTCGATGTCGCAGATCATCTTCAGCCACGGCTACACCAAGGTCGGGCTGGTCGCGTCGATCTTCGCCAACGTCGTCAACCTCGGCGTCAACTACCTGCTCATCTTCGGCGTTCCGGGACTCCGGATCCCCGCCCTCGGCGTCGCCGGCGCGGCGATCGGCGGCCTCGTCGCCCGACTCGTCTACTTCTCCCTTCTGGCCATCTTCCTCTTGCGCTCGATCGACGTGAAGGTGTCCTTCCGGATCTTCCGTCCGTTTCCAAAGGAAATCCTCGGCGACATCCTCAAGGTCGGCGCCCCGTCGGTCGCCGAAAACCTCTCCTACACCGGATCGCAGCTCGTCATCACCGGCTTCGTCGCCGTCGTCGGCACCGTCGCCGTGACGACCAAGTCGTACTACGAGACGATCGCGATGTTCACGTGGGCGACCGCCGCCTCGATCGCCGGCGGCACGACCATCATGGTCGGCCACCACATGGGGGCCGGCGAACCCGACCGCGCGGTCAGGGTCGTCCGTTTCAGCCGGACCGTCGGACTGATCTCCACCCTTTTCGTCTCGTCCCTTCTGATCTTCACGATCGGCCCGCTCGGCGGCCTCTTCACCGACAATCCCGAGATCATCCGCCTGATGAAGACGATCGTCTTCGTCGACATCTTCCTCCAGCTCGCCCGTTCCCAGAACATGGTGGTCGGCACGAGTCTCAAGGCCACCGGCGACACGCGGTTCCCGCTCTACCTCGCGCTCGTCGTGCAGTGGACGACGATGATCCCGGTCGCCTACCTGCTCTGCTTCACGGCCGGACTCGGTCTTGCCGGCATCTGGATCGCGATCGCCCTCGACGAGCTGCTTCGCGCGATCTTCCTCACGCTCCGCTGGCGCAGGGGGAAGTGGAAGACGCTCTCGCTCGTCCGCCGCAACGCCTGA
- a CDS encoding YgiQ family radical SAM protein, whose translation MPFLPISRKEMIEAGISVPDFVFVTGDAYCDHPSFGTAIVARILERHGYSVCILSQPSVDDPEAFLEFGRPRLGWLVNAGVIDSMVNHYTVSKKRRATDAYTPGGAMGKRPDRAVIKYGEAIRRIDPEGSVVIGGIEASLRRLGHYDYWDDKVRRSILLDSDADLLVYGMGEKAIVEIADSLASGLRARDLTWLRGTVWKTADAAILPPDALRLPDYEAIVASKKTYAESFMVQYENTDAVVARPLVEKCRDVHVVQNPPAPPLSRDELDAVYELPFMRDVHPALEAKGHVAAMDEIKMSIAINRGCFGGCSFCALTMHQGRVVQSRSKASVVAEAERIVAAPDFKGYIHDVGGPTANFNRPSCDRQAEHGVCPKRQCLHPTPCPNLKVDHGEYLDVLRTLRAMKGVKKVFIRSGIRYDYLLYDKDETFFRELVTHHVSGQLKVAPEHVSDPVLDAMGKPKKVLFDRFVSTFERLSREAGKEQYLVPYLMSSHPGCTIQDAVVLAEYVRDLGHDPEQVQDFYPTPGTLSTTMFHTELDPRTMKRIYVPRSPHDKAMQRALIQYRAPKNRELVLEALEKAGRTDLIGFGPKCLAKPREAGRGKGRDRA comes from the coding sequence ATGCCGTTTCTGCCGATCTCGAGGAAGGAAATGATCGAAGCGGGGATCTCGGTCCCCGATTTCGTGTTCGTCACGGGCGATGCCTACTGCGACCACCCCTCTTTCGGCACGGCGATCGTCGCCCGCATCCTCGAACGGCACGGTTACTCCGTCTGCATCCTTTCCCAGCCGTCCGTGGACGATCCCGAGGCGTTCCTCGAATTCGGCCGCCCGCGGCTCGGATGGCTTGTCAACGCCGGCGTCATCGATTCGATGGTGAACCACTACACGGTCTCCAAGAAACGCCGCGCGACCGATGCATACACCCCCGGCGGGGCCATGGGAAAACGGCCCGACCGGGCCGTCATCAAGTACGGCGAGGCGATCCGGCGGATCGATCCGGAAGGGTCTGTCGTGATCGGCGGGATCGAGGCGTCGCTCCGGCGACTGGGTCATTACGACTATTGGGACGACAAGGTCCGAAGAAGCATCCTGCTCGATTCCGACGCCGATCTCCTCGTCTATGGGATGGGCGAGAAGGCGATCGTCGAGATCGCCGATTCGCTCGCCTCCGGCCTGCGCGCCCGGGACCTGACGTGGCTCCGCGGCACCGTCTGGAAGACGGCCGACGCCGCGATCCTCCCCCCCGACGCGCTCCGCCTGCCCGACTACGAGGCGATCGTCGCCTCGAAGAAGACCTACGCCGAATCGTTCATGGTCCAGTACGAGAACACCGATGCGGTGGTTGCCAGACCGCTCGTCGAGAAGTGCCGGGACGTCCATGTCGTCCAGAATCCGCCGGCGCCGCCGCTTTCCCGCGACGAACTCGACGCCGTCTACGAACTGCCGTTCATGCGCGACGTCCACCCCGCGCTCGAGGCGAAGGGCCACGTCGCCGCGATGGACGAGATCAAGATGTCGATCGCGATCAACCGCGGCTGTTTCGGCGGCTGCTCGTTCTGCGCCTTGACGATGCATCAGGGACGCGTCGTCCAGTCACGGTCGAAGGCGTCCGTCGTCGCCGAGGCCGAACGGATCGTCGCCGCGCCCGACTTCAAGGGGTACATCCACGACGTCGGCGGTCCGACCGCCAATTTCAACCGACCCTCCTGCGACCGGCAGGCGGAGCACGGCGTCTGCCCGAAGCGGCAGTGCCTGCATCCGACGCCGTGTCCGAACCTGAAGGTCGATCACGGCGAGTATCTCGACGTCCTTCGGACGCTGCGCGCGATGAAGGGCGTGAAGAAGGTCTTCATCCGGAGCGGAATCCGCTACGACTACCTCCTCTACGACAAGGACGAAACGTTCTTCCGCGAACTCGTGACGCATCACGTCTCGGGTCAGCTCAAGGTCGCGCCGGAGCATGTGAGCGACCCGGTACTCGACGCGATGGGCAAGCCGAAGAAGGTCCTCTTCGACCGTTTCGTGTCCACCTTCGAGCGGTTGTCGCGCGAAGCCGGCAAGGAGCAGTATCTCGTCCCCTACCTCATGAGTTCGCACCCGGGATGCACGATCCAGGACGCCGTCGTCCTCGCCGAGTACGTCCGCGACCTCGGCCACGATCCCGAACAGGTCCAGGACTTCTATCCGACCCCGGGGACGCTTTCGACCACGATGTTCCATACCGAACTCGACCCGCGGACGATGAAGCGCATCTACGTCCCGCGTTCGCCGCACGACAAGGCGATGCAGCGGGCGCTGATCCAGTACCGCGCGCCCAAGAACCGCGAACTCGTCCTCGAGGCGCTCGAGAAGGCGGGTCGGACCGACCTGATCGGATTCGGACCGAAGTGTCTCGCGAAGCCGCGGGAAGCCGGGCGCGGGAAGGGACGCGACCGTGCCTGA